The following coding sequences lie in one Leptospira inadai serovar Lyme str. 10 genomic window:
- a CDS encoding motility protein A translates to MRSAILGLLAALASLLLAILLEEAHFLSFLKISALVLILGGTAGATFASYTTEEFANLILHLRDSVFPRKDYSLTDLFLDFAERARKNGLLSLEDRLASIPDAFLRKGIQLIVDGTDPRAVEEILFEAAEGLEEKETRSAKILETAGGFSPTIGIIGTVLGLVSVLENLGAGTRALGEGIATAFIATFYGITFANLVYFPLANRIKTWARSRNNRRQAMIRGIISLQTGDNRRILVERMAPFLD, encoded by the coding sequence ATGCGCTCCGCCATTTTAGGACTTCTCGCTGCCCTCGCTTCTCTATTGCTCGCTATCCTGCTCGAAGAGGCTCATTTTCTTTCGTTCTTAAAAATTTCGGCGCTGGTGTTGATCTTAGGTGGAACCGCCGGAGCAACATTCGCCAGCTATACTACGGAAGAATTCGCAAATCTGATTTTACATTTAAGGGATTCCGTTTTCCCCCGAAAAGATTATTCGCTTACGGATTTATTTTTAGATTTTGCGGAGCGTGCCAGGAAGAACGGTCTCCTCTCTTTAGAAGATCGCCTTGCTTCCATTCCTGACGCATTTCTCAGAAAAGGAATTCAACTGATCGTCGACGGAACGGACCCGAGGGCGGTCGAAGAAATTTTATTCGAAGCTGCCGAAGGACTAGAAGAAAAAGAGACACGCTCGGCGAAAATTTTGGAAACTGCCGGCGGATTTTCTCCCACGATAGGAATCATCGGAACCGTTCTCGGCCTGGTTAGCGTCCTCGAAAATTTAGGCGCGGGAACCCGAGCTTTAGGAGAGGGAATCGCAACCGCGTTTATCGCGACCTTCTACGGAATCACATTCGCTAACTTGGTATACTTTCCGTTAGCGAATCGAATTAAGACCTGGGCACGCTCTCGCAATAATCGAAGACAGGCGATGATTCGCGGAATCATCTCTCTGCAAACGGGAGACAATCGGCGGATTTTGGTGGAGAGGATGGCCCCGTTCCTAGATTAG
- a CDS encoding ATP-binding protein, which yields MDKKKSYFLSILVGFLLWFANCSPPDNHGIQMKGGVLEARFWNPEQNTLSLNGEWELYPNAFLVSEKTAIQSPPILVDVPDTWNRLQENGKAIFPNGKGYGTYRLRLNLPTPHPGFVMRIPDQGTAYVLYADGKPIASMGKIGKNYESSVPFLSSTIVNLPENTRELAFEISNYRHIYGGLWYPPRIGKQEKILNEKYIDLALEIATSSSVLVLVIYQIVAYLLIRKERAPLHFAIFSVAGTLRFFLTGDRIFNSIFPEIPWEITHRLEYLSTYALASAFFSYAASLFPLDFPKWSEKAAFISLSFFAIVTIFFPVDYYGRLLIPFQSIVVIGSCIILYGCFKALVHKREGARLFLIGILTILLASTNDILASHYLLHTQYILAPALFIFIFLNSLTLAVSFSKTLEKSQIVSAELKSTNKDLNDLKILLERKVETRTKELMEAKNRAEGEAKYRYDFLATMSHEVRTPLNGLMGTANLLSETSLNAEQKEYLDIIQLSGENLLQLVNQLLDLSKIESNRFELEVMPFDPFAVLQKAAKVVKARAEEKRIFLDIRYPEHHPGIYIGDEGRIQQVLLNLLSNAIKFTGSGGKVLLGVKAAGEDSQSRILEFWVEDTGVGIASDKATDLFEPFVQADSSVFRNYGGSGLGLTISKKLVELMGGSIRVISQIGKGSKFTFLLPFPQEDGDVSEITEEKSTYLSFIPKRILLVEDREPSRTIAKKTLENMNMTVSVACNGKDALFRLTNEIYDLALIDIEMPELSGIEVVRSLKEQGGKLPILVAWTAHALPGAEAVFQSTGFDAYLHKPSLRRDWERLLKTYFPQ from the coding sequence ATGGACAAAAAGAAAAGTTATTTCCTTTCGATTCTAGTTGGGTTCCTATTGTGGTTTGCGAATTGTTCTCCACCGGATAATCATGGAATCCAAATGAAAGGCGGTGTCTTAGAGGCTCGCTTCTGGAACCCGGAACAAAATACCCTATCCCTCAACGGCGAATGGGAGCTTTATCCTAACGCATTTTTAGTTTCGGAAAAAACCGCGATCCAATCTCCTCCGATTCTCGTCGACGTGCCGGATACTTGGAATCGTCTCCAAGAAAACGGAAAGGCGATATTTCCGAACGGTAAGGGATACGGGACGTATCGTTTGCGATTAAACCTTCCGACCCCTCATCCTGGATTCGTAATGCGTATTCCGGATCAAGGAACCGCCTACGTCCTGTATGCCGACGGCAAACCCATCGCCTCGATGGGAAAAATAGGGAAAAATTACGAAAGCTCGGTCCCGTTTCTTTCCTCTACGATCGTTAATTTGCCCGAGAATACCCGAGAGTTAGCTTTTGAGATTTCGAATTATAGACATATTTACGGCGGGCTTTGGTACCCTCCGCGAATCGGAAAACAGGAAAAGATACTAAACGAAAAATATATCGACCTAGCGTTAGAGATAGCGACTTCTTCCTCGGTTTTAGTTTTGGTGATCTACCAAATCGTCGCTTATCTTTTAATCCGAAAAGAAAGAGCCCCGCTTCACTTCGCCATTTTTTCCGTAGCCGGTACATTACGTTTTTTCCTAACCGGCGATAGGATCTTTAATTCGATTTTCCCCGAAATTCCTTGGGAAATCACCCATCGACTAGAGTATCTTTCCACTTATGCTTTGGCCTCGGCATTCTTTTCCTATGCCGCTTCTCTCTTCCCTTTGGACTTTCCAAAATGGAGCGAAAAAGCCGCGTTTATATCCCTTTCTTTCTTTGCGATAGTTACGATTTTCTTTCCGGTGGACTACTACGGGCGATTATTAATCCCCTTCCAAAGTATCGTCGTCATCGGTTCTTGTATCATTCTTTACGGATGTTTCAAGGCGTTGGTACATAAAAGAGAAGGTGCCCGGCTATTTCTTATCGGAATCCTTACGATCCTTCTGGCATCGACAAACGACATTCTTGCTTCTCATTACCTCCTTCACACTCAGTATATTTTAGCTCCGGCACTTTTCATTTTCATTTTCCTAAATAGCCTCACTCTCGCGGTTTCATTTTCGAAGACCTTGGAAAAATCGCAAATCGTCAGCGCGGAACTAAAGTCGACGAATAAGGATTTGAATGATCTTAAAATCCTGCTCGAAAGAAAGGTGGAAACGAGAACCAAGGAACTAATGGAGGCGAAAAACAGAGCCGAAGGAGAGGCGAAATATCGGTACGATTTTTTAGCTACGATGAGTCACGAAGTTCGGACTCCGTTGAACGGTTTGATGGGGACCGCCAATCTTCTATCGGAAACTTCTCTAAACGCGGAACAGAAAGAATATCTCGACATTATACAATTATCCGGCGAAAATCTATTACAACTCGTAAATCAGCTGCTCGATCTTTCCAAGATAGAAAGTAATCGATTCGAGTTGGAAGTCATGCCATTCGATCCTTTTGCGGTTCTCCAAAAGGCGGCCAAGGTCGTCAAAGCCCGCGCCGAGGAAAAAAGGATTTTTCTCGATATCCGCTATCCGGAACATCATCCGGGCATTTATATCGGGGACGAAGGCAGAATTCAACAGGTACTTTTAAACCTATTAAGCAACGCTATTAAGTTCACCGGTTCCGGCGGAAAGGTTTTACTAGGCGTCAAAGCCGCCGGAGAGGATTCGCAATCTCGAATATTAGAATTTTGGGTGGAAGATACGGGCGTAGGGATCGCCTCCGACAAGGCCACGGACCTCTTTGAACCTTTCGTCCAGGCGGATTCTTCCGTTTTTCGGAATTACGGCGGAAGCGGACTGGGACTGACCATCTCCAAAAAGTTAGTCGAATTGATGGGAGGAAGCATTCGAGTCATAAGCCAAATCGGTAAAGGATCGAAATTCACTTTTTTGCTTCCGTTCCCTCAGGAGGATGGGGACGTTTCCGAAATCACCGAGGAAAAATCGACTTATCTTTCATTTATACCTAAAAGGATTTTATTAGTGGAGGATAGGGAACCTTCCCGAACCATCGCAAAAAAAACATTAGAAAATATGAATATGACAGTAAGTGTGGCTTGTAACGGAAAGGACGCTTTATTCAGATTGACTAACGAAATCTACGACTTGGCCTTGATCGATATAGAGATGCCCGAGTTAAGCGGGATAGAAGTGGTTCGTTCCCTGAAAGAACAGGGAGGAAAGCTCCCGATTTTGGTAGCATGGACGGCCCATGCTCTCCCAGGAGCGGAAGCGGTTTTTCAATCCACGGGATTCGACGCTTACCTACACAAACCTTCTTTGCGACGGGACTGGGAACGACTTTTGAAAACCTATTTTCCGCAGTGA
- a CDS encoding cellulose synthase family protein: MLTAVTVLFLTIYALDILGLFFFGIHTYIMVYLYKKYNSNCDTDPSRTFSVTDPNLPKVTVQLPIFNEFYVVDRLIDSTVALNYPKDKLEIQVLDDSTDETVQKAASLVAQYKSQGFDIKHLHRTDRTGHKAGALDTGMKESTGDYIAIFDADFIPDPDFLLKTMAYFDDPQIGMVQSRWGHINADYNILTKAQSFGIDGHFMIEQVARNGAKLWMNFNGTAGTWRKETILDAGGWEHDTLTEDFDLSYRAELRGWKFRYFKDVVCPAEIPAMMSAYKSQQFRWCKGSIQTAVKLLPRIWKADLPWKTKAEAVTHLINYSVHPLMIINILFSAPLLLMEYWSGFSFYDLPLEVLSGTAAVLSVGSIGPLFFYAYSQKTLYKDWKRRLIYLPILMMVGTGIAVVNTRAWLEAVLGIQSSFKRTPKLRIEKNSDSVKERLKYTVPLDFHVVLEFLLGIYCLFSVALSFLVGRPYIVGFLLIYGIGFFFVSFQSFREAAWKYKSSAIQEPVQEEVPQEA, encoded by the coding sequence ATGCTGACCGCGGTAACCGTTCTCTTCCTCACAATTTACGCCTTAGACATCTTAGGTTTGTTCTTTTTTGGAATTCACACCTACATCATGGTGTATCTCTATAAAAAGTATAATTCGAATTGCGATACGGATCCGAGCAGGACTTTTTCGGTTACCGATCCGAATCTTCCGAAAGTTACGGTTCAGCTTCCTATTTTTAATGAATTCTACGTCGTAGATCGTCTGATTGATTCTACAGTCGCCTTAAATTATCCTAAGGATAAGTTGGAAATCCAAGTATTGGATGATTCCACCGACGAAACCGTCCAAAAAGCCGCAAGTCTGGTCGCTCAGTATAAATCCCAAGGCTTCGATATTAAGCATCTTCATAGAACGGATCGTACGGGGCATAAGGCGGGTGCTCTCGATACGGGAATGAAAGAGAGTACCGGTGATTATATCGCGATTTTTGACGCCGATTTTATCCCGGATCCGGACTTCTTGCTCAAGACCATGGCTTATTTTGACGATCCGCAGATCGGAATGGTCCAGTCTCGTTGGGGACATATTAACGCAGATTATAATATTCTTACGAAGGCTCAGAGTTTCGGTATCGACGGTCACTTCATGATCGAGCAGGTAGCCAGAAATGGGGCCAAACTTTGGATGAACTTCAACGGCACCGCGGGGACTTGGAGAAAAGAAACCATTCTAGATGCCGGAGGTTGGGAACACGATACCCTAACCGAGGACTTCGACCTTTCCTACCGTGCAGAACTTCGCGGTTGGAAATTCCGTTATTTTAAAGATGTTGTATGTCCTGCGGAGATCCCGGCGATGATGTCGGCTTATAAATCCCAGCAGTTTCGTTGGTGCAAAGGTTCCATTCAAACTGCTGTGAAGCTTTTACCGAGAATTTGGAAAGCGGATCTTCCTTGGAAAACCAAGGCGGAAGCGGTAACCCATTTAATTAATTATTCGGTTCACCCTTTAATGATCATCAATATCCTTTTTAGCGCTCCTTTATTATTAATGGAATATTGGTCAGGGTTTAGTTTCTACGACCTTCCGTTGGAAGTGCTATCGGGAACGGCTGCTGTACTTTCCGTCGGTTCAATCGGACCCCTATTCTTCTACGCATACTCTCAAAAAACCCTTTATAAAGATTGGAAGCGCCGTTTAATCTATCTTCCAATTTTGATGATGGTGGGAACCGGAATCGCAGTGGTCAATACTCGTGCCTGGTTAGAAGCAGTTCTTGGAATTCAATCTTCCTTTAAACGGACTCCAAAACTTAGAATCGAAAAGAATTCCGACTCGGTAAAGGAGCGATTGAAATATACCGTTCCGCTAGATTTCCACGTAGTATTGGAATTCTTATTGGGAATTTATTGTCTCTTTTCCGTGGCCTTATCCTTCCTCGTTGGACGTCCCTATATCGTAGGTTTCCTTTTGATATATGGAATCGGATTTTTCTTCGTTTCCTTCCAATCCTTCCGGGAAGCGGCTTGGAAATACAAATCCTCAGCGATCCAAGAGCCCGTTCAAGAAGAAGTCCCTCAAGAAGCCTAA
- a CDS encoding DUF1292 domain-containing protein has product MLESYDTNSEEREHEEFAEEIVNLLDEDGNPYSFLIGEVVEIDEAQYFLLIPSNEEDRELINLDVGFLRGEESFGYLAVRIETDEYGEDRLVEVTDDRELEDLLSELNSDAV; this is encoded by the coding sequence ATGCTTGAGTCGTACGATACAAATTCCGAGGAACGAGAGCACGAAGAATTCGCGGAGGAGATAGTAAATCTCCTGGACGAAGACGGAAATCCCTATTCTTTTTTGATCGGAGAAGTGGTGGAGATCGACGAAGCTCAATATTTTTTGCTGATCCCTTCCAACGAGGAAGATCGAGAATTAATAAATTTGGATGTGGGCTTTCTCAGAGGCGAGGAAAGTTTCGGCTATCTCGCAGTCAGAATCGAAACCGACGAATATGGCGAAGATCGACTCGTTGAAGTTACGGATGATCGGGAGCTGGAAGACCTTCTTTCGGAACTTAACTCCGACGCAGTATAG
- a CDS encoding HNH endonuclease, with amino-acid sequence MSGESFLPDEPILWVSEEEIRKQRQIAKDLRKTPWWKKKKADGICYYCRKKFPPEELTMDHLIPLAKGGKSVKANLVPACKECNNAKKNKLPFEDF; translated from the coding sequence ATGTCAGGTGAATCTTTCCTTCCGGACGAGCCGATTCTATGGGTCAGCGAAGAAGAAATTCGCAAGCAACGACAAATTGCAAAAGATCTCCGTAAAACCCCGTGGTGGAAAAAGAAAAAAGCGGACGGAATTTGCTACTATTGCCGGAAAAAATTCCCTCCCGAAGAGCTGACGATGGATCATCTAATTCCTCTCGCCAAGGGAGGAAAATCCGTTAAGGCGAATTTGGTTCCCGCTTGCAAAGAATGCAATAATGCGAAGAAAAACAAACTTCCGTTCGAAGATTTTTAA
- a CDS encoding PTS sugar transporter subunit IIA codes for MNQLLALLKPETVIFDLEGSSKEEVISHLLQKAVDVKLIGPEVREPVFESLLAREKSMSTGIGSGVAIPHCSVNLVEELKCVMGLSKKGIDFDAIDHLPVHIFILLIVPKSKFQEHIKTLAQIAKTLNVKEDREKLIDSKDFEEIRKAFTP; via the coding sequence ATGAACCAGCTCCTGGCTTTACTTAAGCCTGAGACCGTAATATTTGATCTTGAAGGTTCTTCCAAGGAAGAGGTGATTTCACATCTACTGCAAAAGGCGGTCGATGTCAAACTAATCGGACCGGAAGTTCGGGAACCCGTTTTCGAGTCCCTTCTCGCAAGGGAAAAGTCCATGTCGACGGGAATCGGTAGCGGGGTGGCGATTCCTCACTGCTCCGTGAATTTGGTCGAAGAACTGAAATGTGTGATGGGTCTTTCGAAAAAAGGGATCGATTTTGACGCGATCGATCACCTGCCCGTGCATATTTTTATTTTACTCATCGTTCCCAAGTCCAAGTTTCAAGAGCATATCAAGACCCTCGCTCAAATCGCTAAAACTCTGAATGTCAAGGAAGATAGGGAAAAACTGATCGATTCCAAGGACTTTGAGGAGATTCGGAAAGCCTTTACTCCGTAA
- a CDS encoding type I phosphomannose isomerase catalytic subunit, translating to MQKVLKFRPIYKEKVWGGRKLETVLGRNLPEGEIGESWEISDYGEDLSIIDAGPDSGRTFRTVYTSNTEEILGKPFVGRTFPLLIKLIDAKEKLSVQVHPNDEYADKFDPQSSGKKEAWTVLQADSNSKLVCGFSKLTNREEFETLISENRAEEILNVIPVKELDSFLLNPGKIHAIGSGILLMEVQQSSDSTYRVYDYGRPRELHLKKALDVLDYSGPDSGDKLSSQALTWKHGKRLLLTANDKFRMEILEIESPSEFILPSFSMEPVFHILMVLEGRCSIDGELELKKGDTVLITAAGIRAGVSARSLSSNLRLSWSGPGSDWISFQ from the coding sequence ATGCAGAAGGTTCTGAAATTCCGACCGATATACAAGGAGAAAGTTTGGGGAGGCCGTAAACTGGAAACCGTTTTGGGTAGAAATCTGCCCGAAGGGGAAATCGGAGAATCCTGGGAAATTTCCGATTACGGGGAGGACCTTTCCATCATAGATGCCGGTCCGGACTCGGGTCGCACGTTCCGAACCGTTTATACGTCCAACACCGAAGAAATTCTAGGAAAACCGTTTGTAGGGCGGACATTTCCTCTCCTGATAAAATTGATCGATGCCAAGGAGAAATTATCCGTTCAAGTGCATCCGAACGACGAGTATGCCGATAAATTCGATCCGCAAAGTTCCGGAAAAAAGGAAGCCTGGACTGTCCTGCAAGCCGATTCGAATTCAAAACTAGTTTGCGGTTTTTCTAAATTAACGAATCGTGAAGAATTCGAAACTTTGATCTCGGAAAATCGAGCCGAAGAAATTTTAAACGTGATTCCGGTAAAGGAATTGGACTCGTTCTTATTGAATCCGGGGAAAATACACGCCATCGGGAGCGGAATCTTATTGATGGAAGTTCAGCAATCCTCCGACTCGACCTACAGAGTTTACGATTACGGCCGGCCCAGAGAATTACATTTAAAGAAAGCTTTGGACGTATTGGATTATTCCGGGCCGGATTCCGGCGACAAACTGTCTTCGCAAGCATTGACTTGGAAACATGGAAAGCGTCTTTTGCTTACGGCAAACGATAAATTCAGAATGGAAATCTTGGAAATTGAAAGTCCTTCGGAATTCATTCTTCCTTCTTTTTCGATGGAACCGGTCTTTCACATTTTAATGGTTTTGGAAGGTCGATGTTCGATCGACGGGGAGTTGGAGTTGAAAAAAGGGGATACCGTGCTGATCACTGCCGCCGGAATTCGCGCGGGAGTCTCCGCTCGTTCCTTGTCCTCGAATCTTAGGCTTTCTTGGTCCGGTCCCGGCTCGGATTGGATATCCTTCCAATAA
- a CDS encoding ABC transporter permease — MLEEARRFLVFILLLSAVSVLFSRLRSLDREFLNADSGIASQDSSSLSEQKSFLDSYLSFWKGILSFDLGLTESGDPVLSHIGSRFLPTFHLASFAIIWSVLFAIGLAFFALLLKSSWLRVFLDTLSQVVLSTPIFVFAVVLLVLFFFILGWLPPGGYESWNSSYVILPGLALGSRVWARLFRFSFGMAEAESSSAYVTVLRARGYSPTRILFRHILLKILPVLLVLILLDFSSLLSGAIVVEEIFFFPGIGKSMYHAIRTMDAPLLSALLFYSGTVFYILTRVSERVRDSLLGWETQSA; from the coding sequence TTGTTGGAAGAGGCTAGACGATTTCTCGTTTTTATCCTTCTGCTGTCCGCAGTTTCAGTCTTGTTCTCCCGATTGCGTTCCCTGGATCGGGAATTTTTAAACGCCGACTCGGGAATCGCGAGTCAAGATAGCAGTTCGCTTTCGGAGCAAAAAAGTTTCCTCGATTCGTATCTTTCTTTTTGGAAGGGTATTCTTAGCTTTGATCTTGGCCTTACCGAGTCCGGCGACCCGGTTCTTTCCCATATAGGTTCCCGATTTTTACCGACGTTTCATCTCGCTTCCTTCGCCATCATCTGGAGCGTACTTTTCGCAATCGGACTCGCGTTCTTTGCGCTGCTCCTGAAGTCGAGTTGGTTACGAGTGTTTTTGGATACTCTTAGTCAAGTCGTTCTTTCCACACCGATTTTTGTCTTTGCCGTCGTTCTCTTAGTTTTATTTTTCTTTATTCTAGGCTGGCTCCCTCCCGGCGGTTACGAATCTTGGAATAGTTCCTATGTGATTCTTCCCGGGTTGGCTCTAGGCTCCCGCGTATGGGCCAGATTGTTTCGATTTTCCTTTGGGATGGCGGAGGCGGAATCTTCTTCCGCTTACGTGACCGTTCTAAGGGCCCGGGGCTATTCTCCGACGAGAATTCTCTTTCGACATATTCTTCTTAAAATCCTGCCCGTTCTTCTCGTATTGATTTTGTTGGACTTTAGTTCCCTGTTGTCCGGGGCCATCGTAGTGGAGGAAATATTCTTCTTTCCCGGTATCGGAAAATCGATGTATCATGCAATTCGTACGATGGATGCTCCGCTACTCTCCGCCTTACTCTTTTATAGCGGAACGGTATTTTATATTCTGACAAGAGTTTCCGAAAGAGTGAGAGACTCGCTTCTCGGTTGGGAGACCCAATCCGCATGA
- a CDS encoding oxidoreductase: MFAKPFLLKPRTVKDAGPRKTVLDEPYTLIPDGGALLLKEFPARVKVGDPLFKQSSGTVLSPVNGVASLAHGETGTRVQIVQDGIFPVKNELHPKIWKKEEAIEVMDRLGLVSLDFPGQPLSDSFRERFKPRFIILSPYTRTQDIDFTSRLQAAPDCHKSFIESLKLWFPETEIRDYILDEKSPLNSYAYPWGIPEYFTFKTEKIPFSRFKDVIYIGPETLYYLYRALFGEMPFIEREISLFFLGKNGGLRKAAAPLRVQNGQNLKFLFEEYEHSYSQFTLNSFFEYYPVRDTKEGFYWDIRLYSSLILLARHEAARSEFPCVECGECSLNCPTKSNPMALMRTLGRFQPGLCMECGICTFLCPSFISLRDRIRSVKEESVGI; this comes from the coding sequence TTGTTCGCAAAACCGTTTCTCCTCAAACCCAGAACCGTCAAAGATGCGGGACCCCGCAAGACGGTTCTGGATGAACCTTACACTCTGATTCCCGATGGCGGAGCTCTCCTACTAAAAGAATTTCCCGCCCGGGTCAAGGTAGGTGATCCCCTTTTTAAACAATCTTCCGGTACCGTACTTTCTCCGGTAAATGGGGTCGCCTCCTTGGCCCACGGGGAAACCGGAACCCGAGTCCAAATCGTCCAGGACGGAATTTTTCCGGTTAAAAACGAACTGCATCCGAAGATTTGGAAAAAGGAAGAAGCGATCGAAGTCATGGACCGACTTGGCTTGGTCTCTCTGGACTTTCCCGGTCAACCCTTGTCGGATTCTTTCCGAGAAAGATTCAAACCCCGTTTTATTATCTTATCTCCTTATACTCGCACCCAAGACATAGACTTTACGTCTCGTTTGCAAGCCGCTCCGGACTGTCATAAGTCCTTTATCGAATCTCTCAAACTTTGGTTTCCGGAGACGGAAATCAGGGACTATATTCTAGATGAGAAAAGTCCTCTCAACAGTTACGCATACCCTTGGGGGATTCCGGAATATTTTACGTTTAAGACCGAAAAAATCCCCTTCTCGAGATTCAAGGATGTGATTTATATAGGTCCGGAAACTTTATATTATCTTTATAGGGCCTTGTTCGGTGAAATGCCTTTCATCGAGAGGGAGATCAGCCTCTTCTTTTTAGGAAAAAACGGCGGTTTACGAAAAGCAGCAGCTCCTCTTCGGGTTCAAAACGGACAAAATTTAAAATTCCTGTTCGAAGAATATGAGCATTCTTATTCCCAGTTTACTTTAAATTCTTTTTTCGAATATTATCCCGTTCGCGACACGAAAGAAGGTTTTTACTGGGATATTCGACTTTATTCCTCTCTTATTTTGCTAGCTCGTCATGAAGCCGCTAGATCCGAGTTTCCTTGCGTCGAATGCGGCGAGTGTTCCTTGAATTGTCCGACAAAATCGAATCCGATGGCCTTGATGAGAACGTTAGGCCGATTCCAACCCGGTCTTTGCATGGAATGCGGCATCTGCACTTTCCTATGTCCTTCTTTCATTTCCCTAAGGGATCGAATTCGTTCGGTCAAGGAGGAATCGGTTGGCATTTAG
- a CDS encoding potassium/proton antiporter: MEFEFTILALSSLIIISIGLLRVSTKFGVPALLIFLSIGMLAGSDGLLGIPFSDAELARKVGSIALAFILFSGGLETDWAKVRPVLWMGISLGSIGVLLTCVIVGLFSVYVLGFSPLVGFLLGAVVSSTDAAAVFNVLRTSNTGMRKGLTSLLELESGSNDPLAVLLTTTILGFVGSGAPGFELLVWEIFKQFTLGILLGLLLGYWIYRGMNRIKLDYEGLYPVLLSASVLFVYASTELIGGNPFLAVYIAGIIIGNRSFVHKRSNVRFMDGIGWLMQIVMFLTLGLLVFPSRIPPVAGIGIAFSIFLMLIARPISVFISLTGFGVDWKEKILISWVGLRGAAPIILATFPYAKQLPESEAIFHLVFFTVLTSLLLQGSTIPYVVRLLGLQAPLEQRASYPFEFENKEQSETHLLEYIVPYGSASVGKFVYELDFPENSLITLIYRGDSHLVPTGKTKMEDGDVLLVLTPSGAEKQIREILSRMSERRVT, translated from the coding sequence ATGGAGTTTGAATTTACAATACTTGCATTGTCGAGTCTGATTATTATCAGTATCGGTTTACTTCGCGTTTCCACGAAATTCGGAGTACCGGCATTGCTCATCTTTTTGTCGATCGGGATGTTGGCCGGTTCCGACGGTTTGTTAGGTATTCCATTTTCGGATGCGGAATTGGCCCGAAAAGTCGGTTCCATCGCCCTGGCTTTTATACTATTTTCAGGCGGATTGGAGACCGATTGGGCCAAGGTCAGGCCGGTTCTCTGGATGGGAATTTCTCTCGGTAGCATCGGTGTGCTATTAACCTGCGTTATCGTGGGTTTATTTTCCGTGTATGTACTCGGATTTTCACCTTTGGTCGGTTTTCTTTTAGGAGCGGTCGTCTCTTCTACGGACGCTGCCGCCGTGTTTAACGTACTTCGCACGAGCAATACCGGAATGCGAAAAGGATTAACCTCCCTTTTGGAGTTGGAATCGGGCAGTAACGATCCTCTCGCGGTTCTTTTGACGACTACGATCTTGGGCTTTGTCGGGAGTGGAGCTCCCGGTTTTGAATTACTCGTCTGGGAAATTTTTAAGCAATTCACTTTAGGGATTCTTCTCGGGTTGCTTTTAGGATATTGGATTTATCGCGGGATGAATCGGATTAAACTGGATTACGAGGGTTTATATCCGGTTCTGTTATCCGCGTCCGTTTTGTTCGTCTATGCATCCACCGAGTTAATCGGCGGGAACCCGTTCCTTGCAGTTTACATTGCAGGAATCATCATAGGGAACAGATCTTTCGTTCATAAACGAAGCAATGTGAGGTTTATGGACGGAATCGGGTGGTTGATGCAAATCGTGATGTTCCTTACTTTGGGGCTTCTGGTCTTTCCGTCTAGAATTCCGCCCGTGGCCGGAATCGGTATAGCATTTTCTATTTTTCTAATGCTTATCGCCCGCCCCATTTCCGTTTTCATTTCTTTGACCGGATTCGGCGTGGATTGGAAGGAAAAGATATTAATTTCTTGGGTAGGTTTGCGAGGGGCGGCTCCGATTATTCTTGCGACATTCCCTTATGCCAAGCAGCTTCCCGAATCGGAAGCGATTTTTCATTTGGTCTTCTTTACCGTATTGACTTCCTTGTTGTTGCAAGGTTCCACGATCCCGTATGTAGTTCGTCTTCTTGGATTGCAAGCCCCTCTAGAACAACGAGCCTCTTATCCTTTTGAATTCGAAAATAAGGAACAAAGCGAGACTCATTTACTCGAATACATCGTTCCCTACGGTTCCGCGTCCGTCGGTAAATTCGTTTATGAATTGGATTTTCCCGAGAACTCTCTAATCACGTTGATTTACAGAGGTGATAGCCATTTGGTCCCTACAGGAAAAACGAAAATGGAAGATGGAGATGTTTTACTCGTTTTAACTCCCTCGGGAGCCGAAAAACAGATTCGCGAAATTCTTTCCCGGATGAGCGAGCGCCGGGTAACGTAG